From a single Silene latifolia isolate original U9 population chromosome 6, ASM4854445v1, whole genome shotgun sequence genomic region:
- the LOC141588173 gene encoding uncharacterized protein LOC141588173 yields MAKTRKNSKNTKNTNSNKRASGSASKIRYEVLESLEDEVVVEDVSEEEEVQVIAPLDLSQTMVPIPEEGDFVEEHPGAWTEVIRRKKTTPSPQTSATHGKVTLQLTDADVLPEINYWSSSLYGYIMGTNPPWNVVSGYLKRIWKDYDVDKISFMPNGIFIVRFKTVEKMKEVVKTGHFMFDNKPVIINEWSPEVDLIKTSVQTVPIWVKLTGLDLKFWGVASLKKISGLIGDFVHCDEATTHKTFLGYARMLVDVKVDQSFPASLQFKDEKGKVHDIKVEYDWVPVKCTQCQGIGHSKDQCRKKKEIKKVKQVWQKKAVQPGIVQGVDKAKPNVPATPTGPRVAVIQTPAGIITRVMSQDGSGPSVHRGNTFLDALNMATIRNTHLRKKGTGNGLGGVIENETKVKSVHWNKVRNAICSDWSICTNNSFASGGRIWLLWNSGILKVDILDITSQTIHAQITIKGNNLVFRFTLVYGYNKPAERVDLWKSLQRYKSMHHGPWLVGGDFNNLLFSNERLGGAEVTLADIKPFQDCLHCCDLVDIKAIGSFFTWNNKQELETLVYSRLDRCLINDEWMNLFPEAYAYFMPEGYFDHCPCVVYPFGKPLTRKPRFKYFNMWRLDPNFNQVVCEGWHKEFRGAQMFQHVCKLKHLKHDLKRLNKGAMGDIENKVKVAKVALHKMQEELISNPMDPGLVGAAKTLADELVLLKAAWYMFLEQKAKVDWTAMGEDNTHYFHSQLKHRRAQNKVIQIKDQGGNLCTDSSAIQQAFIEYYHGLLGSSNTVDNVCESVIAAGPILTAAHHEILTAEVSSEEIRKAMFDIGGNKAPGPDGFNSQFYKDTWEITGESVTKAVKDFFTSGKLLKQVNATLITLIPKVELPQDVTQFRPIACCNSIYKCISKVLCNRLSMILPDIINPSQSAFIKGRDIVENILICQDLVKLYNRSVVSPRVIMKIDLQKAYDSIEWSFVSNMLRSLNFPSIFTKLILECVTTPTYTLALNGESFGFFQGKRGLRQGDPLSPLIFVICMEYLSRILGKIQEYTKFRYHPLCGRIKLTHLAFAVDLLLFCRGDRNSIIRLLRAFQSFSRASGLQMNKGKSSLYSNGVDQMVLTDILKHSGMKHGSLPFKYLGIPIASKKLSVMDCNCLVERVVSRIRSIGSRKLSYAGRLVLIKSVLATLHNYWARIFILPSSILKKIIQICRNFLWTGIDNDKGNTLVSWEQIFKDKKHGGLGITDIIRWNKAALGKYIWWLAQKKDHLWVKWVHAIYIKSGEWHSYQPKNNGSWAWRKLCKIRDLIKAGFVEAWWLQNQQVYTISSGYDWLGSPCMNVPWANFVWDSGALPKISFIGWLVMQGRLLTRERMKRLGITLDDSCVLCARASETHDHLFFACEYSKRCLQILSSKLGCHLPSQGWFAWWNSQVFPSQKIQQHAAMFLLGLIYSIWWSRNHCRTESVLLRPEYLIARFEKSSVFVM; encoded by the exons ATGGCAAAGACtaggaaaaattcaaaaaatactAAAAATACGAATTCCAATAAACGTGCATCAGGTTCTGCGTCGAAGATTAGGTATGAAGTCTTGGAGTCCTTGGAGGATGAAGTCGTGGTGGAAGATGTCTCTGAAGAGGAGGAAGTTCAGGTGATAGCACCGTTGGACCTCTCTCAGACGATGGTTCCCATTCCGGAAGAGGGGGATTTTGTTGAGGAACATCCTGGGGCGTGGACGGAGGTTATTCGACGGAAGAAGACAACGCCTTCTCCTCAGACTTCGGCTACCCATGGTAAGGTTACTCTTCAATTAACTGATGCTGATGTTCTCCCTGAGATCAACTATTGGTCCTCTTCTCTGTATGGATATATCATGGGGACTAATCCACCTTGGAATGTAGTTTCTGGTTATCTTAAACGCATATGGAAGGATTATGATgtggataagatttcctttatgCCGAATGGAATTTTCATTGTTAGGTTTAAGACTGTGGAAAAAATGAAAGAAGTGGTGAAAACGGGGCATTTcatgtttgataacaaacctgtTATCATCAATGAATGGTCTCCAGAGGTTGATTTGATTAAAACATCTGTTCAAACAGTTCCTATTTGGGTGAAGTTGACTGGGTTGGATCTTAAATTCTGGGGAGTTGCTAGTCTGAAAAAGATTAGTGGGCTCATTGGGGATTTCGTCCATTGTGATGAAGCCACTACGCATAAGACTTTCCTGGGATATGCTCGAATGTTAGTAGATGTTAAAGTAGACCAATCTTTTCCAGCTTCTCTGCAATTTAAGGATGAGAAAGGCAAAGTACATGATATCAAGGTTGAATATGACTGGGTCCCTGTTAAATGTACTCAGTGCCAGGGCATTGGGCATAGTAAGGATCAGTGTAGAAAGAAGAAAGAGATCAAGAAGGTGAAACAGGTGTGGCAGAAGAAGGCTGTTCAACCTGGTATTGTGCAGGGAGTGGATAAGGCTAAACCTAATGTGCCTGCTACCCCTACAGGGCCTAGGGTGGCTGTTATACAAACCCCTGCTGGTATAATTACTCGTGTCATGAGTCAGGATGGTAGTGGTCCATCTGTCCATCGTGGTAACACATTTTTAGATGCTTTAAACATGGCTACTATTAGAAACACCCATTTGAGGAAGAAAGGGACTGGGAATGGCCTAGGAGGAGTAATTGAAAATG AGACTAAAGTTAAGTCAGTGCATTGGAATAAAGTTAGGAATGCTATTTGTAGTGATTGGTCTATATGTACTAACAACTCTTTTGCTAGTGGTGGGAGAATTTGGCTGTTGTGGAACTCTGGTATTCTGAAAGTGGATATTCTGGATATCACTTCTCAGACAATTCATGCTCAGATTACCATCAAAGGGAATAATCTTGTGTTCAGGTTCACTCTTGTTTATGGATACAATAAACCTGCAGAGAGGGTTGATTTATGGAAAAGTTTACAGAGGTATAAGAGTATGCATCATGGGCCTTGGTTGGTTGGTGGAGATTTTAACAATCTCCTCTTTTCTAATGAAAGACTGGGGGGAGCTGAGGTGACTTTGGCTGACATTAAACCATTCCAGGATTGCTTACATTGTTGTGATTTAGTTGATATCAAGGCAATTGGCTCTTTTTTCACATGGAACAACAAACAAGAGCTGGAGACTTTGGTGTATAGCAGACTTGATAGGTGCTTAATCAATGATGAGTGGATGAATCTGTTCCCTGAGGCATATGCTTATTTTATGCCTGAGGGCTATTTTGACCATTGTCCTTGTGTAGTTTACCCTTTTGGCAAGCCACTCACCAGAAAACCTCGTTTTAAGTATTTCAATATGTGGAGGTTGGATCCCAATTTTAACCAGGTGGTTTGTGAGGGTTGGCATAAAGAGTTTAGAGGGGCCCAGATGTTTCAACATGTCTGTAAATTGAAACATTTGAAGCATGATCTTAAGAGGCTGAACAAAGGTGCTATGGGGGATATTGAAAACAAGGTGAAAGTGGCTAAAGTGGCTCTCCATAAAATGCAGGAAGAACTTATCTCTAATCCCATGGATCCTGGTTTGGTGGGTGCTGCAAAAACTTTGGCAGATGAACTTGTGCTTTTGAAAGCTGCTTGGTATATGTTTTTGGAGCAGAAGGCAAAAGTGGATTGGACTGCTATGGGGGAGGATAATACTCATTATTTTCATTCCCAGTTGAAACACAGAAGAGCTCAGAATAAAGTTATTCAAATTAAAGACCAAGGGGGGAATCTGTGCACTGACAGTTCTGCAATTCAGCAAGCCTTCATTGAATATTACCATGGATTGCTAGGCAGCAGTAATACTGTGGATAATGTATGTGAATCAGTCATTGCTGCTGGTCCTATTTTGACTGCAGCACACCATGAAATTCTTACTGCTGAGGTCTCCTCTGAAGAGATCAGAAAGGCTATGTTTGATATTGGTGGCAACAAAGCTCCTGGGCCTGACGGTTTTAATAGCCAATTCTACAAAGATACTTGGGAAATTACTGGGGAAAGTGTCACTAAGGCTGTGAAGGACTTCTTTACCTCTGGTAAGCTTCTTAAACAAGTCAATGCTACTCTTATTACCTTGATTCCAAAAGTTGAGCTACCTCAAGATGTGACACAGTTCAGACCTATAGCATGTTGTAACTCTATATACAAATGCATTAGTAAGGTTCTCTGCAACAGACTGAGCATGATCTTACCAGACATTATTAATCCATCTCAGAGTGCATTTATTAAGGGAAGAGATATTGTAGAGAACATTCTTATCTGTCAAGACCTGGTAAAATTATACAACAGGAGTGTTGTGTCCCCAAGGGTAATTATGAAAATAGACCTCCAAAAGGCGTATGACTCCATTGAATGGAGCTTTGTGAGCAATATGCTGAGATCTCTAAACTTTCCTTCTATTTTTACTAAGTTGATCCTTGAGTGTGTGACTACTCCAACCTATACTTTGGCTCTTAATGGGGAAAGTTTTGGGTTTTTCCAGGGGAAGAGGGGTCTGAGGCAAGGGGACCCCCTCTCTCCTCTCATTTTTGTTATCTGCATGGAATATTTGAGCAGGATACTTGGCAAAATTCAGGAGTATACCAAATTTAGATATCATCCTCTATGTGGCAGAATCAAGCTCACTCATTTGGCATTTGCAGTtgatttgcttttgttttgtagaGGGGATAGGAATTCCATTATTAGGCTACTAAGAGCCTTCCAATCTTTCTCTAGAGCCTCTGgattacaaatgaacaagggaaagtCCAGTCTTTATAGTAATGGTGTGGATCAGATGGTTTTGACTGACATTCTCAAGCATTCTGGTATGAAACATGGGTCCCTTCCATTCAAGTACTTGGGTATTCCTATTGCTTCAAAAAAATTGTCTGTAATGGATTGTAACTGCTTGGTTGAAAGGGTAGTTAGCAGAATTCGAAGCATAGGCAGCAGGAAGCTGAGCTATGCTGGGAGGTTAGTACTTATTAAGTCTGTACTGGCAACTCTTCACAATTATTGGGCTCGTATTTTTATCCTTCCCAGTTCCATCCTGAAGAAAATCATTCAGATTTGTAGGAATTTTTTATGGACAGGGATTGATAATGATAAGGGTAACACCCTGGTTTCATGGGAACAGATTTTCAAGGATAAGAAACATGGGGGCTTGGGGATAACTGATATTATCCGTTGGAACAAGGCTGCCTTAGGTAAATATATCTGGTGGTTAGCTCAGAAAAAAGATCACCTTTGGGTGAAATGGGTTCATGCTATCTATATCAAGAGTGGTGAGTGGCATAGCTATCAACCAAAAAACAATGGCAGTTGGGCTTGGAGGAAGCTTTGTAAGATCAGAGATCTTATTAAAGCTGGGTTTGTGGAAGCATGGTGGCTACAGAATCAGCAGGTCTATACCATTAGCAGTGGCTATGATTGGCTTGGCTCCCCATGTATGAATGTTCCTTGGGCTAATTTTGTTTGGGATTCAGGTGCCCTTCCCAAGATCAGTTTCATAGGGTGGCTGGTGATGCAGGGTAGACTCCTAACCAGAGAGCGTATGAAAAGACTGGGCATTACCTTGGATGATTCATGCGTGTTATGTGCTAGGGCTTCTGAGACGCATGATCATTTGTTTTTTGCTTGTGAATACAGTAAGAGATGCCTTCAAATCCTGTCCTCTAAACTGGGATGCCACCTACCCAGTCAGGGCTGGTTTGCTTGGTGGAACAGTCAGGTTTTCCCTTCACAGAAGATCCAACAGCATGCTGCAATGTTTCTGTTAGGCCTCATCTATTCCATCTGGTGGAGCAGAAACCATTGCAGAACAGAGAGTGTACTCTTGCGACCTGAGTACCTTATTGCTAGATTTGAAAAGAGTAGCGTCTTTGTAATGTAA